One Coffea eugenioides isolate CCC68of unplaced genomic scaffold, Ceug_1.0 ScVebR1_2640;HRSCAF=3706, whole genome shotgun sequence genomic window, TTAATGTACACTTACAAAAATTAGTTTTACTCATGTATTGAATTAATAAGATGAACAAAAATTTACACTAAATTTATGTAACATGCACAAAAACAGCAGCAAAATCTCAACCATACGTGTCCTAATATGGGCGGATGGAGCTCTTATCTGTTTAGAGAACTAAAATGTGAAAAACTGGATTCAGTGTTTTAATGCGTTGGCGGCCAAGTTATGGAACATAAAGCTTCCGGTTTCACAAATTGGAGCATATGTAAGGCGTTGTATAGCTTGGATTATTTTCCTCTGCttataaagaaaataataaatgtTTCTTTGTTCTTTTAAAGAATAAGGTATTATTACTTGCTCTCCTTAGTCAAAATTCAACAATAACTTGCtttaaataaaaatgaaaataaaaaacaaaaaacattgATTTGCTTTACTTGGTTTATCAGGTGGAAGACGACATGCTAAGTTAAACACACAGTAGTATTGCTTACAAAGGTACTGCTTCATCCTGGGACGAAGTCAGTTCACCTCTTCtttggaaatgaagcaagtcCGCCATGGGAAATAAACAAACATGGATGAGTAACATTTGTACAAAGTTAGAAATTGTCTGCAGAGTATAGACATCAATGGATATTGGtcatcacttatttatcctgcTTTCGTGATTTCTTGTTTCCACCACCCCATGTTTGCCATGCCGGGGATTTCATATTGAATACCTGACGAAGAACAGCAAGCTGCAATACAAACGCAGGTTAGAGTAGACTGAGAAGGGGACAAACATGCAAGACTCAGaaggtaaagaaaaatataggaTTCTACTGATATCAGATGCACTGAAAAGCTAGCATGTGACTGCCGGATCACCTGTCAAGTTTACTTCTCTGTCTCTCTTCCTTCAGTCAAAGATGCTTCtcttgagaaaaagaaagaagaaatcaGTTACTCTATCAATAAGTTGAATACCTCAGTCTCGATGCTCAGCTGGTGCATCAGGTTGCCTTTCTGGCATAGCATCCCGAAATGCAGGTAGCTCTAAATATGCCTTGAAAATCCTCGCCAGAAGAGGAAACTCATCCTATGAATACAGACGTTTAAAAGTCTTCGAGTAATTTAACAACAGAAACAAATCCACTAATAATGCAGATGAAACCCAGGAAAGATAATTACAAACGTTCTATAACATGCAAAACATATTACAAACTAGAAAGTCAGGATCCTTCATAAAACTCAAGGAAAAAGTTAAGCAGCAGCTTGAAGATGCATATTGCTAGAAAGAATCAGCATAACAGCTGCAAAATGAATTTCAAGTTGGTGTTAATTCAGAACTCGAAAAACAGCTGAAAAAATAAGATCATCTTCAAGTTAGTTCCAATCAGAATAGTGCAATTGGCAATTAACCAAAATATAGATCTTTGATAACGCCACAGTAGCAAACAAATATGCCGTTGGTAATCAATTGAAACTAGAAGAGAAAAAGGTAAGTGCTAAGCTAAAATGCACCCAAAATATAACACATTGAGGAGATTACCATGTCAACCTTGAATCTTCTAATGGCACCATCAATCTGCGGTGCCAGAAATAAATCAGCCTGCAAATAATGGAAAAGAAGATATACTTATCAGAAGCAGCAGAAAAATTACCTCTAATTCTATTTGAGAAGTTATAGCCGTAAAAATTCACTAAACGCCTATCCTTCAAGAAAGTCTGACATGAACAGACCTTACCAAGTTACATCCACCTCATTTTCTCCTCCAAGGAACCTAATGCATTATGATTCTCGCTGCTGACATCAGATTCATACATCATGTTGAATAATTGGAAGTTATCTAGACATTAAGGGGGACATGCAACACCTAAGTCTTCACTAAATTGAGACCGTAATGCACCTTTCAATGCTACGGTACAGGAATTGTGATGGGAATACTGAGTAGTTTCTAGACCAAAATTGCCTGCACTGATTGGTGTTAGAATTTATTTGTCATCTCAAACTCGGTCTGATTTCTCAAGCCTTTCATATGCTGCTTTAATTGGCCTAAATATACCAACTTTTCTCAAGTAAAAACCCCATCTACCCTTTAGAAAAATGGGTGGAGACATATATAAACATCAGCTAAATGGGTTATCCCAGACCGAGAATAACATGCAGGGTCCAAGTCACCAAATGCAAAAGAGACGGAACTGAGTGCAAAATAAGTTCACTTGAACAAATCCACCATATTTCTATTTAAGAAGATACACTGCTAATTTATTTAAGAAGATACATTGCTAATTGTGGAATCTAAACTAAAGATGGTCATATTAGCCACGTAACTTGCTATTAGCACTATCAGAGTAAAAAACAGAAACTTGCATGCATCAATACAGGCAATAAAGTGCAATAAGAAGGAAACAGACCAGAAAAACTTCGTCCCCGGTAGCATACTTTCCAGAATAATCTTTCAACAGCTTCTCAAGAGCTGCCAGTAGAATTCCAGAATCAGGCAATGTGCATGGGAATAGAGATGGTAAATAGCAGCTAATAGAAGGAATGACACAATTAAGAGTACTTTTACCAAATTTATGCCCAAACATAAAATACAACGATTAACTGAAATAATTCAAGTTCACAAGAATTGTTAGTCAAAGAACTAATTCCTTGATTAGGATCAAAGAAAATATTAGGTCATTTCCTTAACATCCTTGTTACTTTGCCTGGTAAAGGagtaaattgaaaaaagaaacggAAAAAAAAGGAACCAGCTATGTTCGTCAAGCATTTTGATGTTCTTCAACTAATCAATACTTGGGGGACATATGCCAGAACATTATGCATCTCTTCCTTGTGATGGATGGCAAACCTCGGTATCTGTTGCCTCAGTCCAGGTCAGTCAAATCTCATCCTAAAAGTGTAAATTCCCCCACAACTGTCTTCCCATACTACAATGTGAGTTATGATGAAGAGTTGCAGTGACCAGTCAACTTGAGCACAAATCATAACTCATGCTCCTTGTATTGGACAAAATAATCACTACATAAGAGCTTGTCTCAAAAAGGAAGACAAGTTGTGGAATCAAAATGAGACTGCACCATAAGACAACTAGTCCTCCTCAAATTGTGAATGATCCAATAAACTTACAATTGAATATTGAACAAAACATGTGAATCACTTGCCTTACACTAATTGTAGTGACATTAAGTTATTTGTGTAGTGTTAGCGTAAATGACAAGGACACTGTTTGCTTAAATGGACAAAATATAGCAGTAACACATAGGAATGCATGACATATCAAAAACTTGTGAGTTTTTCTGTCCATGTAAAATGAAGATCAAGGAACTTGGAAACCTATTAGATGAGAGAAAATTGACTTCATTACGACGTCTGATGGAGTTTCGTTTTGCCTAAGCCAAAGAGCAAACCACACcagaatctgaaaaaaaaatgatgaccAACCAATTCATCTGAATTGATTATAGTAAGTTGAGAAGGGCCCAATTTTTATGGAGCTGCATTAAGTACCTCAATCACCAACAGCAGAACCAAACCCAttgtttttatatatattttgcacTCCTTAGTCTCTTAACAACTAATTTCGTGTAACCTTTTGTCAGGAAATAGGAGAATA contains:
- the LOC113757044 gene encoding glutathione S-transferase zeta class-like — its product is MFPILFVIYVEAANIVCSSIQPYQNIPILKFMKEKLGPDADVAWARDHIQRGFAALEKLLKDYSGKYATGDEVFLADLFLAPQIDGAIRRFKVDMDEFPLLARIFKAYLELPAFRDAMPERQPDAPAEHRD